The Myxococcota bacterium genome has a segment encoding these proteins:
- a CDS encoding (2Fe-2S)-binding protein — MIVCSCHGVTDREIRRLARNGACTLREVAETCGAGAGCGGCRASVRAILRQHVEARHASESASVTASVSLAAEPA; from the coding sequence TTGATCGTCTGCAGCTGCCACGGCGTGACCGACCGCGAGATCCGCCGACTCGCGCGCAACGGCGCGTGCACCTTGCGCGAGGTCGCCGAGACCTGCGGCGCCGGCGCCGGCTGCGGGGGCTGTCGCGCCAGCGTGCGCGCCATCCTGCGCCAGCACGTCGAGGCCCGGCACGCGAGCGAGAGCGCCTCGGTGACCGCCTCCGTCTCCCTCGCCGCTGAGCCCGCTTGA